A single window of Electrophorus electricus isolate fEleEle1 chromosome 16, fEleEle1.pri, whole genome shotgun sequence DNA harbors:
- the LOC113591421 gene encoding axin-1-like: MSLRVHSHHGDVAGRFNEDAPRPPVPGEEDSDVVPCFSRPYTAKGDAVRGEGAAATPRRSDLDLGYEPEGSASPPPAHLRWAESLHSLLDDEDGTALFRSFLQQEASADLLDFWFACSGFRKLPAAAGSDGRRLKLAKAIYRKYIADGGGAGGGIVAKKIKPATKAFIRGCVSRAQLDLALFEQAQVEVQAMMEDHAYPLFLKSDVYLNYAHTGVENSPRPAMQLPPSPGNRETPLPGYLPTLMEDKEWADPMKDHTHSSGLTQRLLMETASLRSSANWKGARSGIKELANPYYVNSGFSRAPLTSTNDSELHSLSSDADTISLTDSSVDGVPQSQIHKQLRRHMQESVRANGHVPLPHIPRTHRMPKDIHVEPQKFAAELISRLELVQRERENLRRLEEQLHRVRMEEECDVADVSMATSLSSSTKTGQVHVRHRDTLHAVSQWRDAHDDNPESILDDHVQRVMKTPGCQSPRNPAHTYTQKHLHHTHMETETRTTYACNGDFHYYGNRGHCYSDGLSMMDGTIQSEELPYSSQLNSLSRRNGHGKSDDGCDIDGRGLDGRGLDLPEEADQKQKILQWMLEGERESTRHRKSASGIRPGWASGSDQYDPSSAPSQSEETRWRMEEEKRRSTPHHSKQRLKSSNRRRAVCDIITVAYYFCGEPIPYRTSVKGRVVTLGQFKELLTKKEAYRFYFKKVSDEFDCGVVYEEVHEDDAVLPIFEERIIGKVERID; encoded by the exons ATGAGCTTGAGAGTGCATAGTCACCATGGCGACGTGGCCGGCCGTTTTAATGAGGACGCCCCTCGCCCCCCTGTtccaggagaggaggacagtgaTGTGGTCCCCTGCTTCTCCAGACCGTACACTGCTAAAGGTGACGCTGTGCGGGGAGAAGGTGCGGCTGCCACCCCCCGTCGCTCTGACCTGGACCTGGGCTATGAACCAGAGGGCAGTGCCTCGCCTCCACCAGCACACCTGCGGTGGGCGGAGTCTCTGCACTCGTTGCTAGACGATGAGGATGGCACTGCTCTTTTCCGCTCCTTCCTGCAGCAGGAGGCAAGTGCCGACCTGCTCGACTTCTGGTTCGCTTGCAGTGGCTTCCGGAAGCTTCCAGCAGCAGCCGGATCAGACGGGCGGAGGCTCAAGCTCGCTAAAGCCATCTACAGGAAGTACATTGCAgacgggggcggggctgggggcgGGATTGTGGCGAAGAAGATCAAGCCGGCGACCAAGGCCTTCATTCGTGGATGTGTGAGTCGGGCACAGCTGGACTTGGCGCTGTTCGAGCAGGCCCAGGTGGAGGTGCAGGCGATGATGGAGGACCACGCCTACCCACTCTTCCTCAAGTCCGATGTCTACCTCAACTACGCCCACACGGGCGTAGAGAACAGCCCTAGGCCAGCCATGCAGCTCCCCCCGTCGCCCGGTAACCGGGAGACACCACTGCCGGGGTACCTGCCCACACTGATGGAGGATAAGGAGTGGGCAGATCCTATGAAAGACCACACCCACTCTAGCGGGCTGACTCAGAGGCTGCTTATGGAGACCGCCTCTCTCCGGAGCTCAGCCAATTGGAAGGGGGCAAG gTCTGGGATAAAGGAACTAGCTAACCCGTATTATGTGAACAGTGGCTTTTCTCGTGCACCGCTAACCAGCACCAATGATTCGGAGCTTCACAGCCTATCCAGCGACGCTGACACCATCTCTTtgactgacagcagtgt TGATGGCGTTCCTCAAAGTCAGATTCATAAGCAACtgcgcagacacatgcaggaaaGTGTCCGAGCCAACGGCCACGTCCCTCTACCTCACATACCT CGGACCCACCGTATGCCAAAGGACATCCACGTGGAGCCGCAGAAATTTGCAGCTGAGCTGATCAGCCGTCTGGAGCTTGTccagcgggagagagagaatctcaGACGCCTGGAAGAACAGCTCCACAGAGTCCGcatg GAAGAAGAGTGTGATGTTGCAGATGTGTCCATGGCAACCTCATTATCCTCCTCCACTAAGACTGGCCAGGTCCATGTCCGTCACCGTGATACCCTACATGCTGTCAGCCAATGGCGTGATGCTCATGATGACAACCCTGAGAGTATCCTCGACGACCACGTTCAGAGGGTCATGAAGACGCCGGGGTGCCAGTCACCCAGAAACCCTGCCCACACTTATACTCAGAAACatctacaccatacacacatggaAACGGAGACACGGACCACTTATGCCTGCAATGGAGACTTCCATTACTATGGAAACCGAGGGCATTGTTATAGTGATGGTTTAAGCATGATGGACGGGACCATTCAGAGCGAGGAGCTGCCGTACAG taGTCAGCTTAACTCATTGTCCAGACGGAATGGGCACGGTAAGAGTGATGATGGGTGTGACATTGATGGACGTGGTCTGGATGGGCGGGGTTTGGATCTTCCTGAGGAGGCGGACCAAAAACAGAAGATCCTTCAGTGGatgctggagggagagagagagagcacacgccACAGGAAGAG cgCTTCCGGCATTCGTCCGGGGTGGGCAAGTGGGAGTGATCAATATGACCCAAGCTCTGcccccagccaatcagaggagacgaggtggaggatggaggaagagaagcGCAGATCCACTCCACATCATAGcaaacagag GCTGAAGTCCAGTAACAGGCGGAGGGCCGTGTGTGACATCATCACCGTGGCATACTACTTCTGTGGAGAGCCCATTCCATACCGTACGTCTGTGAAGGGTCGGGTCGTGACCCTCGGCCAGTTCAAAGAGCTCCTGACTAAGAAAGAGGCTTACAG GTTTTACTTTAAGAAGGTGAGTGATGAGTTCGACTGTGGTGTGGTGTATGAGGAGGTGCATGAGGATGACGCTGTGCTGCCCATCTTCGAGGAGAGGATCATTGGGAAGGTGGAACGCATCGACTGA